From the genome of uncultured Methanobacterium sp.:
ACAGAATCTCGAAATAGGACATTATTTTAACTTCAAAATTTAAGTGGAGATGTTCAATGATTATTGCTCTGGTAATGGCAGGTGGCAGGGGAAGTCGGATGAATTCAGACCGGGAAAAACCCCTGATGATTGTTAATGGGAAGCCGCTTATTGAACATGTGCTTCATTCACTACGGGATTCATCTCTGGTGGATAAAATAGTAGTGGCTACCAGTTGCCATACTCCTGAAACAGGGGTTCATGTTGAAAATCTTGGTTTTGAAGTTTTAAAAACTCCAGGGAACGGATATGTGGAAGATCTATCATTTATCCTTTCACAGGATGATTTTGAAGATGAAGTAATTCTCACCATAACTTCGGATCTACCTCTAATCACTGCCAGGATCATTGACATGGTACTGCAGGAGTATCTCAAATCATCTACACCAGCCATGTCAGTGAGGGTGCCGGTGGAAATATTCCGTGAACATGGTCTTAAGCCCAGTTTGGTGCTGCAGAATGTAGTTCCCTCTGGATTAAATATATTAAGGGGGAATGATACAGAACAAGATGAAGAAGTTCTGGTCCTCGATAAAATTGAACTGGCATTAAATATTAATAGCCCCGAGGACATAATATGCCTAAAGAAACTATGGGGAAACTCCAGAAGGTGAGGTAATGGTTGAGAAAGAAGAAAGGAAACTCATAAAAGGGGAAGAAAAAGTTTGGAGTGAAATCAAGGGCTATCAGGTGGCTACTAGCAACGCCAGGATCCTGGGAGAGCTTGAAGAACTCATTATCAATGACAGAACCGGTAAAATAACTGATGTAGTCATTAAGGTTGACAAAGGAAGAAACGTCACAATTAAGGGTTCTAAACAGAAAGGAGATACTTTACTGGTACCATTTGGTAAAGTGGAAAAAGTGGGTGAATTCATTATTATTTCTGAATAAAATCCCATTTAAACCTTATATTTTATCATTTTAAGCTTTTAATCATTTAGTATGTATTCTCTTGTTGTAAATTTTTGTTTTAATTCAGGTCTAAAATAATAATGTTTTAATATTAGATTTTTATAATTTATTCTTCATTATTTCTTAAAATAACTCCTCTGTCAACCTTAAACTTATTGGGCTTCGTACCAATACAAAATATTTTTGTGTCATTTTAAGCATTTTAAATTTATTTAAGTTTTTTTTTATTTTAAACTTGTCAAATTCTTTTAAAGTAAGCAGAAATAAAAACAAGAAAATAGGGTAATATTGGATATAAAGCTGATTGGATATAAAGCTGGAATTAAATTGAAAAAATAAATAAAAGAAGGGTTGCCTTAAGTTAAGGCATTCCTTACATTCCTTTTAAGCTTTGATCCATCATTCTTTTGGTTTCAGCAGCCAGTTCTGGTGGAAGGCCAGCTATATCAATGCTCAGGAATCCTCTGACAATCATGGATGCTGCTTCTTCCTCACTTAAACCGCGGGACATGAGATAAAGCACTTCTGCTTCGTCAATTTTACCTACTGCTGCTTCGTGGGATAGTTCCAGTTCAGTAGAGGCACCTTCCAGTTCTGGTATGGCGTATATCATTGAATCATCTGATAAAACCAGCCCATGGCATTCGAGGTGACCTTTAACATTTTTGGCCCTTCCTGCCAGGTGTCCTCGAGCATAAATCTGTGATTGGTCCTTGGAAACAGATCGAGAGATCATTTCGGTACTGCAACCTTCTCCTTCTAAGATCACCCTGGATCCCATGTCCAGAATAGATTCCTTCTGTCCTCCCAATATAGATTGGAAAACAACCTTAGAATTGTTACCAGTACAATATGCAGTTGGATATGATTGTATGCTCCGGACTGGGCTGGTGAGGATGTAATTACTGATATAAGTAGATTCATCTCCTACCATTACACCAGTTCGAGGGCGCACATCCACCTGTTCTGCCCAGTTGTGCACCATGGTGAAGGTGATTTTAGCCCCTTTTTTGAGATAAAATTCGGAAACTCCCACGTGTAAAGCAGAAGTAACATCTTCTCCTGTTGCACATCCAGTAATAATGTGTAGTTCAGAGTTTTCTTCAGCTATGATAACGTTGTGGGCAGTTTGCATGACATTTTCATCACCGATGAACATGCATGCTTGGAGAGGAAATACTTCTTTAGAACCAGGCATGGATCTTATAAAGTATCCTCCACTACCTCCCTGTTCCTTTTCACGTAAAGCAGTTTGAGCGGTGTATTTATCACTATCAACAGCTACTGCCTTCCACATGTAATCTTTTAACCAGCCGTATTTATCCAGGGCCACGTTCATACCCATGATTTCCACAGACTCAGAGGCGCAAGTGGTACACACTCCACTCTGGTCTACCTGGACAAAAGTGCCTGATCTTTCTTCTTCATTGGGATCTACTCCCACTTTGAGGAGGGTTTCCTGCACCTTTTTGGGAACTTCGTTTGCTCTGGAAACTTTTTCATGTTCACCTGCTTCTTCCTTGATGAACTTTTCCAGGTCAATATCTTCGCCGTAGAGTGCTTTTTTTTCCTTAGCTTTCTCGGCACGATTTAGTGTATCTCGCAACATTCCACACACCCGTGAAATCCTTCTTTTCGTATATCTTCAATAATCTCAGTTGGGTTTCCTGAACAGGCAATTTTACCATCCATAAGCACGTGGGCTGTGTCTGCAGCCACGAAATTAAGGATGTAACCAAGGTGAGTTATCAAAAGTCCTGATTTTTCCCTTAAGCCCGGTTTTTTGTCTTTATCCAGGAGTGTATTGATCTCCTCAGCCAGAAGCTCCACATTTTCGATATCCACTCCAGAATCAGGTTCATCGAACATAATGAAGTCAGGTTGTTGAGCTAAAAGTTGCAGTATTTCGGATCGTTTAACTTCTCCTCCGGAAAAACCAAGGTTAACATCTCTTTCCAGGAACCGTTCATCGAACTTGAGTTTACGAGCCAGATCCATCATTTCTGGACTGAGCTCCTTGTCTGCATCCTTTTCCCCGTGTTCGATTTTTAAAAGATCACCCAGTCGTACTCCTCTAATGGAAGGGGGGTTCTGGAAACTAACTCCAAATCCTTTTCTTACCCTTTCAGTAGTTGAAAGGTTAGTTATATCTTCCCCTTTGAAGATTATCTCTCCCCGAGTTACTTTGTACTTGGGAAAACCCAATAAAGTCATAAAAAGAGTACTTTTACCGGCTCCATTAGGTCCTAGTAGGACATGTGTTTCTCCGTTGCCTATATTTAAGTCTACATCCGTGAGAATTTCTTTTCCACTTACTTCAACTGCCAGATCAGTTATTTCAAGTAGCAGTTTAACCACCACCATTTTTTTGGTTTTATTGTTTTATTAAAGATGGAATTTATGGATGTGATTATAACACACCTTATATTTTTATATGGACTTTTACTATTAATAATATGATGAATATCTTTTGAAAAAATTAAGGTAGAAATTCTTATTAAAAACAATAATTCCTGCTAAAAATGAGTGATGGGAAGTTTAACTGGATATTCATTCAATTAGAAATTTTAAAAGATAATTTAACGGGTAAAATGTTTATTTGATTAAGGTAAGTTTTCAATTGATGAGTAATCAAAAATTAAAACCAGATTGGGAATTGTAATATGATAAAGCTGAATTTAATTTCGTATAAGTTTAATAGAGACATTTTAAACCAATATTAAAAACCCTGATTTTGTTATTCCCCTATATAAATTTTTCGAATTAGTTTTTGAAGTAACCTTTATAATAACTATTCCTATATCCATATAATGTACAATTAATATGGTACGCCGACAAAGCAAGGAGGAAAGCCAATGGCTGAGGATGATGTTAAGATCGTGATGTTTTGTTGTAACTGGTGCTCCTATGGTGGAGCAGACACTGCAGGAACCGCAAGGATGCAGTATCCCCCAAATGTGCGGGTCATCCGGGTAATGTGCTCGGGAAGAATTGAACCTCAATTTATTTTCAAGGCCTTCAGAGAAGGTGCTGATGGGGTCATTGTGGCCGGCTGTCACCATGGAGACTGCCACTACGACGCAGGAAACTATAAATTAGATCGTAGAATGAGATTAATCTACAAACTAGCAGATGGATTGGGAATCGGAAGAGAAAGGATTCACCATGACTGGATATCTGCATCAGAAGGGGAAAAATTCGCAAAAACAGTTACCATGATGGTAAATCGTATAACTGCTCTGGGCCCATCCCCTCTCAAAGCACAACTAGACGCTCCAGAAGAATCAGAAGTGGAGGCCTAACATGGCAGACAAAGTTAAACTAGGAAATGTTTGGCTCAGTGTATGTTCTGGATGTGAACTGTCCATTGCAGATATACACGAAGCCATAGTGGATGTTCTGGGATTAGCAGATTTCGAATTCATGCCAGTTCTAATGGACACCAAATATGATGAATGGACCGACGTAGATGTGGCCATAGTTACCGGAGGTATTCGAAATGATGAGAACCGGGAACTGGCACTGAAAGTACGGGAAAAAGCAAAGGTAGTTATAGCATACGGAACTTGTGCTGCTTACGGAGGAATCTTTGGGCTGGGAAACCTACACACAGTTGATGATTTAACTCAAGAGGCTTACGTCAACTCAGAAAGTACTTACAACGATGAAGGAATAATACCCAGTGAAGGGGTACCTCATTTAGAAAGTAGAGTTAGACCATTAACCGATGTTATTGATGTTGATTTAGTCTTACCTGGATGCCCACCCCGATCTGATCTGGTAGCACAAATCATCATGGCTCTATTGAAAGGAGAAGAACTACCGGAAATACCACAAACAAACCTTTGTGAAGTCTGTCCAAGGGAAAAACCACCGGAAGGAATGGCCATGGACAAAATCATCCGTCAGTTCGAACTGGGAGAACCAGACCCAGAAATGTGCCTGGTGCCCCAGGGTTTAGTATGCATGGGACCCGCCACAATTTCCATATGTGGTGCAGAATGCCCCAGCATTGGTATCAAATGTCAGGGATGTTATGGACCCACCTTCAATGTAGTGGACCAAGGTGCTAAAATGATCAGTGCCATAGGTTCTGACTTTGGTGTGGAACAAGACAAAACTGTGGACCCTGAAGAAGTAGCCAATGAACTGGATGATATTGTTGGAACTTTCTATACCTACACACTCCCAGCGGCTTTAGTGCCTGCTAAGGTGAAAAAGGAGGGTAAATAAATGGTTACACTGAAAATGGAACCTGTGACCAGGATTGAAGGTCACGCCAAAATCACAGTGGATCTGGATGATGCAGGAAACGTCCAGGACACCAAACTCCACGTTATGGAATTCCGTGGATTTGAAAAATTCCTGCAGGGAAGAAACATCGAAGAAGTACCACGATTGGTACCTCGAATATGTGGTATCTGTGATGTACAGCACCACCTGGCTGCAGCTAAAGCTGTGGATGCCTGTTTTGGATTCGCTCCCGATGAAATTCTCCCTAC
Proteins encoded in this window:
- a CDS encoding NTP transferase domain-containing protein; the protein is MIIALVMAGGRGSRMNSDREKPLMIVNGKPLIEHVLHSLRDSSLVDKIVVATSCHTPETGVHVENLGFEVLKTPGNGYVEDLSFILSQDDFEDEVILTITSDLPLITARIIDMVLQEYLKSSTPAMSVRVPVEIFREHGLKPSLVLQNVVPSGLNILRGNDTEQDEEVLVLDKIELALNINSPEDIICLKKLWGNSRR
- a CDS encoding PRC-barrel domain-containing protein; the encoded protein is MVEKEERKLIKGEEKVWSEIKGYQVATSNARILGELEELIINDRTGKITDVVIKVDKGRNVTIKGSKQKGDTLLVPFGKVEKVGEFIIISE
- a CDS encoding SufD family Fe-S cluster assembly protein, producing the protein MLRDTLNRAEKAKEKKALYGEDIDLEKFIKEEAGEHEKVSRANEVPKKVQETLLKVGVDPNEEERSGTFVQVDQSGVCTTCASESVEIMGMNVALDKYGWLKDYMWKAVAVDSDKYTAQTALREKEQGGSGGYFIRSMPGSKEVFPLQACMFIGDENVMQTAHNVIIAEENSELHIITGCATGEDVTSALHVGVSEFYLKKGAKITFTMVHNWAEQVDVRPRTGVMVGDESTYISNYILTSPVRSIQSYPTAYCTGNNSKVVFQSILGGQKESILDMGSRVILEGEGCSTEMISRSVSKDQSQIYARGHLAGRAKNVKGHLECHGLVLSDDSMIYAIPELEGASTELELSHEAAVGKIDEAEVLYLMSRGLSEEEAASMIVRGFLSIDIAGLPPELAAETKRMMDQSLKGM
- the sufC gene encoding Fe-S cluster assembly ATPase SufC, with amino-acid sequence MLLEITDLAVEVSGKEILTDVDLNIGNGETHVLLGPNGAGKSTLFMTLLGFPKYKVTRGEIIFKGEDITNLSTTERVRKGFGVSFQNPPSIRGVRLGDLLKIEHGEKDADKELSPEMMDLARKLKFDERFLERDVNLGFSGGEVKRSEILQLLAQQPDFIMFDEPDSGVDIENVELLAEEINTLLDKDKKPGLREKSGLLITHLGYILNFVAADTAHVLMDGKIACSGNPTEIIEDIRKEGFHGCVECCEIH
- a CDS encoding hydrogenase iron-sulfur subunit — encoded protein: MAEDDVKIVMFCCNWCSYGGADTAGTARMQYPPNVRVIRVMCSGRIEPQFIFKAFREGADGVIVAGCHHGDCHYDAGNYKLDRRMRLIYKLADGLGIGRERIHHDWISASEGEKFAKTVTMMVNRITALGPSPLKAQLDAPEESEVEA
- a CDS encoding F420-nonreducing hydrogenase, whose product is MADKVKLGNVWLSVCSGCELSIADIHEAIVDVLGLADFEFMPVLMDTKYDEWTDVDVAIVTGGIRNDENRELALKVREKAKVVIAYGTCAAYGGIFGLGNLHTVDDLTQEAYVNSESTYNDEGIIPSEGVPHLESRVRPLTDVIDVDLVLPGCPPRSDLVAQIIMALLKGEELPEIPQTNLCEVCPREKPPEGMAMDKIIRQFELGEPDPEMCLVPQGLVCMGPATISICGAECPSIGIKCQGCYGPTFNVVDQGAKMISAIGSDFGVEQDKTVDPEEVANELDDIVGTFYTYTLPAALVPAKVKKEGK